TCTTCTAGAATTTATATTAAAGCATTTATAAGGTTtttttccttgatgattttcAATAGCAAGATTATGTATCTTGTTTTTTTATAGTGCTAGGCTACGTGTCTCTTCATATACTCACTAGTCAGCTAGAGAAGCCAGTTACAAATCCCTCTTGCTAGTTACATTTTTTAATGCAAAAGTAGATCCAACACTTTAGATAATTATCTGATTTATTTGTGGTGCTTTTATCTTGGAGGAATCCTGTCTGAGGTTAATAAGTATTTGGGGACAAAATGAAGTGTTCTGtagctgctttcattttttttttaatactgatgATAGCTGTGAATATGATGATTCATGCCTATTCAGTACTGCAGGAAGGTTAATAAAGCATCCTAaggacacagacacatgaaactaAATTGGACCAAGTTACAAAAACCATTCCACCCTGTGCCCTGCCATAATTTCATCTCAAGGGATCAATAATAAACCCAGAAAATGTCTTTGCAAGTATTTTAAGCCTGGTGTTAGAGATTCTATTTCTCACTTTTTGCAAGCAAAATCCCTAAATTATTTTAGGAAGTCTTTACTATCATATGTCATTTTAAtgatcaaggttttttttttttttccatatagcAATGACCTTATCACCTAGAACTTAGGATCTCCCATTAAAAGTTCTTCAACACAATTAAAGTAGGCTGAGTCTTTTAGATCTTGCCAGTTCTGGGCTTATAATGTCCATTCATCCATTTCTCTTGCACTCACTTTGTTGAATTCCCTAATTCGACATTAGATATTAGCATGCCATGAGCTATATTGTGCTTAAGGTGAATATggagaaatgtatttctcattgTTTAGAGAGGAGAGCTCTGAGTAGAACTGGCAAAGCTGACCCTCTGACATGTCTAACTAACTCGGTCTGGGCATGGACATCAGAGCTTGCCAGTCTTCTGCCTCAGGGAGTGTACTTCCtgtagtttgttgatttctgtggtgACATTTAATGTTGGCGTATCTCTGTGCCTCTTTTTCTAGGATCTTTGGAATTAGATACTCCTTCACAGCCAGTGAACAATCACCACGCTCATTCACATACCCCAGTGGAAAGTAAGTTTGGTTGAGTGCGGTTAAGTTTTAAGTGCcattaaaaaatcattatacCACCTGGATATTCTCTGTTATTAGCTCTGCATAACTCAATGAGAAATAAATacctttcccttttatttttgtgaaagaattttttttcttttcaattgcAGGCAGATGTATCTTTTTCATTTGGGAAAAGCATGTTTGGTTTGGCAACAGGTCGACTgtttatgctgaaattcatagcAGGGAGAATGTATGGTAGTAACAGCAGCATAtactccctgcctgcctccagctgTCTGAGTCTCTCTAGGGAGTGATACAGCAGAGCCAGACCGTAAACTATTTTGTGGGAGTTTGTGTCTTTTTCATCCTGGACTTCTCGGTGCTTAGCCGAAGGTGTGGTATATAATACATCTCAAGTGCTCTCTGAGTTAGTGATTAAAGGAATTGTCAGGTGGCTGATTAGACAGTTGACTGACTgtaatgatactttttttttttgacaaatcaGTTTGATAGAAAAAAGGGTATTGAAGACTATTCCAAAAGTAGATAATGTTTTGAAAACAGAATTCCCCTCGTGTTTTATGTGAAGCCATGGGGCATCATGGATTGATTGTCTTCAGTCCTTTGCTGCAAGTGTTTAAAGTGTCTGAGATGTCTGTGCTTACGTGTGACACAGAGTTCTGCTTGTCCTCTCTTCTGAGAAAACGTGATGGTCTGAATTTCATGAAGAACTCAGGTTATAACTTCACTGGTTTGTAACTGGTTGGAAATATTATGCCTTGTCCATAGTTCTCTAAAATTTATAcatgtgaattttttattttttgttcagaaAGGAAATATAATCCAACATCTCACCATACAACAGCAGATCATATTCCTGAAAAGAAGTTTAAATCTGAAGCTCTTCTATCCACCCTTACATCAGATGCCTCTAAGGAGAACACATTAGGTAAGTTTATTTCCTTAATGATGATTATTTGATTAATTGAGCTTTTTTGTGTGTTAGACTGAAGGGAAATGAAAACGTTTAGGCTTCAAAAACCACAGTTTGTTTACCTGTGTATTGTCTACCtgggaaaaagaagaaggaaaaatataatacattattcATTTGACTCAATTCATAGTACATCAAAAATTTAAGTTTAATGACTGTATCTATGCTaggaaataatgtattttaaactcACTAATGTGTTATGGTCTGCAaccattttttctatatttctacATAGGTTGTCGAAATAATAATTCCACAGCCTCTTCCAACAATGCTTTCAATGTGAattcctcccagcctctggcaTCCTATAACATCGGCTCATTATCCTCAGGAACTGGTGCGGGGGCAATTACTATGGCAGCTGCACAAGCAGTGCAAGCTACAGCTCAGGTAAGAAATAAAAGGTTTTAGAGATAAAATGTTATGTTTGTTTCAATCATTGGCAGATCCTTGTAGAAAGAACTAGATATGAGCAGTAGTTTTCTGACattgtataatttcattttaacgTTGTATTGATACctgacattttatttaatgactagTAGGTAGGAGTCCCCTGGTTGATAATGAATGGTACAGAACAGATGTATCATGCAGACCCTTCATCTGGTAATCACTCCTGTTGCCCATGTCTTGACTGTAGTCACAGTACGTGCGGGGGTCATTCTTTGCTCTTTCTGTCAGTTCAAGGCTTTCTCTTTAGCAGTGGTACAGGTTGTCCTGTTTACTCAGAACAGTTTATCTCAATTCCAAATTAAGAAGTTACCCATGTGGTAATTACTACCTGtgtaaaaactaattttaatCTTGCCATAAAATAGCTTAAATTCCAATAccgaaaaaaaataatttaagcaaaataaatactGAATTAACCAAAATGATAGTGAACCTTATAAAGCTTGAAAGTCCATGCATTTACATAATATTAATGCTATCAATGCATGTCTATTGAAGATGAAAGAGGGACGAAGAACGTCAAGTTTAAAGGCCAGTTATGAAGCTTTTAAGAATAATGACTTTCAGCTGGGAAAAGAATTTTCAATGCCCAGGGAGACAGCTGGCTATTCATCGTCGTCAGCACTCATGACAACATTAACACAGAATGCCAGCTCATCAGCCGCCGACTCGCGCAGTGGTCGGAAGAGCAAGTAAGTGTGCACGTGACTGCACCTGCTGTACCTTTGCTGGGTGCTCAGGCCACTTGGCATCCCTGCTGGGCTTCctcatatgagggtacttcacagacttcatggaaaaatggtattaaaagatgtgtttattttgatgccaaacaGTTTTGGAATTTAACACTCTTGGTTCCCTGTCCTATCCACAGTAAGTATTCACATGTTGCTTGATAGTCATAGTTTTCATTTACTACTTTTGTGTATTTGTATTCTTTATGTTTTGATGAATCATATTCAGTCTGcttaaaaatacagagaatatCTGTAAGGTAGCCATAACTAATATTAATTCTTAAAAGTACTGCCTATAATATAAGTCAACAGTAAGTGGTaactttgattttaattattttaaaatctttgatttctttttaaaaggattttttggagtacttttttttcccaaaaaaaaaaccaaaaaattctGAGTAAAACTAAACCattataaaagttattttttggggccggtgccacagctcgcttggctaatcctctgcctgcggcgccagcaccccgagttctagacccagttggggtgccatattctgtcccggttgctcctcttctagtccagctctctgctttggcctgggaaggcagtggaggatggcccatgtgcttgggccctgcatccacatgggagaccaggaggaagcacctggctcctggcttcagattggcgcagaggccatttggtgggtgaaccaatggaaaaggaaagcctttctctctgtctctctctctcactgtctaactctgcctgtcaaaaaaaaaaaaaaaaaaaaaaaaagtggccggtgccctggctcactaggctaattttccacctgcagcgccagcaccccgagttctattcctggttggggcgccggattctgtcccggttgctcctcttccagtccagctctctgcagtggaggatgacccaagtccttggaccctgcacccgcatgggagaccaggagaggcaccaggctcctggcttcggatcagcgctgtgtgccggccgcagcgcaccgactgcagcagccattgtggggggtgaaccaaaagaaaaggaagacctttctctctctctctctctctcactgtgcactctgcctgtcaaaaataaataaataaatatagtttaCAAAAGTGTTATTTTTTGTTGCTCTAAGTAAGTGTGCTTTTAAATCAGATGACTTTAGCTTAATGTTAGACATACATTCGTACATTGATGCCATTTCTTTTGATACCACTTATTTAGGAGTTATTCTCAGGtaattgatgatgatgatgatgatgatgatgatgataatgatgatgggcAAATAAGACTGGTAATACTTTTTCAGGAACAACAACAAGTCTTCAAGCCAGCAGTCCTCCtcgtcttcctcctcttcttccttgtcATCGTGTTCTTCGTCATCAACTGTTGTACAAGAAATCTCTCAACAAACAACG
Above is a window of Oryctolagus cuniculus chromosome 3, mOryCun1.1, whole genome shotgun sequence DNA encoding:
- the ING3 gene encoding inhibitor of growth protein 3 isoform X2, translating into MDQLEQRVSEFFMNAKKNKPEWREEQMASIKKDYYKALEDADEKVQLANQIYDLVDRHLRKLDQELAKFKMELEADNAGITEILERRSLELDTPSQPVNNHHAHSHTPVEKRKYNPTSHHTTADHIPEKKFKSEALLSTLTSDASKENTLGCRNNNSTASSNNAFNVNSSQPLASYNIGSLSSGTGAGAITMAAAQAVQATAQMKEGRRTSSLKASYEAFKNNDFQLGKEFSMPRETAGYSSSSALMTTLTQNASSSAADSRSGRKSKNNNKSSSQQSSSSSSSSSLSSCSSSSTVVQEISQQTTVVPESDSNSQVDWTYDPNEPRYCICNQVSYGEMVGCDNQDCPIEWFHYGCVGLTEAPKGKWYCPQCTAAMKRRGSRHK
- the ING3 gene encoding inhibitor of growth protein 3 isoform X1, giving the protein MLYLEDYLEMIEQLPMDLRDRFTEMREMDLQVQNAMDQLEQRVSEFFMNAKKNKPEWREEQMASIKKDYYKALEDADEKVQLANQIYDLVDRHLRKLDQELAKFKMELEADNAGITEILERRSLELDTPSQPVNNHHAHSHTPVEKRKYNPTSHHTTADHIPEKKFKSEALLSTLTSDASKENTLGCRNNNSTASSNNAFNVNSSQPLASYNIGSLSSGTGAGAITMAAAQAVQATAQMKEGRRTSSLKASYEAFKNNDFQLGKEFSMPRETAGYSSSSALMTTLTQNASSSAADSRSGRKSKNNNKSSSQQSSSSSSSSSLSSCSSSSTVVQEISQQTTVVPESDSNSQVDWTYDPNEPRYCICNQVSYGEMVGCDNQDCPIEWFHYGCVGLTEAPKGKWYCPQCTAAMKRRGSRHK